DNA from Kogia breviceps isolate mKogBre1 chromosome 3, mKogBre1 haplotype 1, whole genome shotgun sequence:
ATTGTTTTATTCTCTAATGAAATTAAAGTAGTCCATCAGAGCAAGAAGAGTGAGAGACAGAGTAAGACTTTTGGTAATTATATGATTATTTAAAAGTAAGGGTTGATGTAGTGAAATTTGCTTTGTCTTGTGTGGAAATGCCTCTGGCTGTTGGCCACGCTTGTGACTACCAGTAGCCAAGAGAGCCAGGGCACTCTGCCGCAGTGACACCACTGAGGTCTCTTAACTTTGACTCACTGTATGATCCTTGTCTACAAATGACTACTTTCAGTAGCTCAACATGGAatttaaagacaaaaagacatgTTCATTAGCATAGAGTGAAGTGAAGGAGTGAGAGAACTGGAGACTTAATCTGTAGGTAAGTGCTTTTATAAAATAACTGTGGAGGAGGGATTAAATTCATCCTGTGTAGTTCCTAGGGTGAAAAAATGAATGCTGTAAAAACAGAGCAGCTGTCTGAACCAATTGGAAAATTCCAGCAAATGCTGGATAAACACCTGTTGGGATGATCTGGTATTGGGAGGGAGGTGATGAGATGATTCATAGGATCCCTCACAATTCTGTATGTCTATGAAGTAGAGAAAACAGTGGGAGAAATTTTCAGAGGAATAGAGGGTAAgagttatttaaataattttagcatGGCTGCTCATaccaattttcatatatattactATGTCATATGCTACCCAGTAGTTACCGATAATATGAGGTAAGAgtgtggttaaaaaataaaaatatttttttccatatgcttTTTTTCAGCATTGCCTCCAGGTAAAATACAACAGAGCAGCTagtgcatttttaaaaggaaaattgtaTACCAGTTTTTCTATCTCCTATAAGAGATGAAAGAGACACAGTGAAATTTGTCAATAAAAGCTTTAAGAATATCTGCACATATACATCTACATTCATTACATTCAATTTGATAACAATAGTAGTTTCATCTCAATACAAATGTTAGAGAGCTCAAATTTCTGCCATGGTCATGTATATATGCTATTTGAAATTCTTTTATCTAGATACAGATCTTGATAGTGACTCTCTTGATGATAGGTGTGCAGCTAGTTTCTCCCGGAACTCATGAAGATAATTATATTGCTGAAAAAAGTAAAGATATATTGAAATACATTATAGAAAGCTGATTACCAGAGTAGTCATACTAGTCAGAATCAGGAATcaaaaaaatacttgataaaaACAGTTCTACGTCCTTTTGCGTAAGGAGGTATTTCTATCTTGAGGAAGTTTTATCTTTCAATAAAACTACATATAGTGtgaaaaacttgttttaaaaatctctaaaaattAGGAGGTAGCATGAAATAACAGCAGTGttttataaatctttaaaatcCTTTCTCCCTTTACTGGCAGGAGGAAATAAGATTAAAAACACAAAGATATTCTTTTTGCTAATGCATTATCCCCTGGGGAGTAAGTACAGGGGAGAGGGCACTTTCTGCAACGATTAATGGCAGcatattcaagaaaatctatttCTTAATTTACAGAAGCCTTAGTTTTCTGCTTTTGGTGATGATAAAATCCATTTGGAACAATTTTCATAGtagataatattaaaataaaatcactaatcttaacagataagcaaaataaaatctttaaataattcatttggggcttccctggtggcgtagtggttgaaagtccgcctgccgatgcaggggacacgggtttgtgccccggtccgggaggatcccacatgccgcggagcggctgggcccgtgagccgtggccgctgagcctgcacgtccggagcctgtgctccgcaacgggagaggccacaacagtgagaggcctgcgtaccgcaaaataataataataataattcatttgGAGTTTTAATAGCTGCCCAGAGGATATTCTCACTCTGCCAATAATCTCATTTTGTATTACTGTTCAGAAATTGAAATTGCATACTGCTAACTTACATCAGCACAGAGATGGAGAAAGCACGTTTGCCCCAGAATGCTGAGGTGATAAATTGACAGCCCATATTAATGTGGGGTTAACTCTCTACGATTAAAGATGTAAAACATGCATATACATGTTTGACCgtgtattttgttttgtgtcAACAGACACTTGGGAACATGTTGAATATGAAGCATCGTTTGTTAAAAACCAATAATAAAGGGAGCTTCTGTTTTCAGAACCCGCTCCTCCTCAGGCTTAGTCCTAAAGTTGAGACTGGGTAATTGGGAAAGGAAGGCAAGTTAGCTTTACAGGTCTACAAATCAATAATATCCTTGGGGCTTTGCTACTGCAGTGTTTTGGTGTTAAATAGAAAGTAAATGGGAAAGATGTCACTTAGGTTATCCACAGCAAAGGGTAATTAgcatggttttacatttttttctattatagtcATTCGTctatctttgttaaatgttttggtGATACAGTAATAGGATCTTCATGAGATCTTTTTGGTCAAAAATATACCCAGGAAACTACCAAGTTTACAGTAACTGCCTCATTTTTCCAGGTGAGAGGATCCATTCCCAGAACAGAACGGGCAAAAACTGAACAGTAGTGGATCTTGAAAGAGTAAACTGGAAAgttcaaatttttcattattttgtttgaaaaactGAACTTTTTCAGACATCCaggttatatttaaataaaaatcaaaatataaacagGTGATACATGAATAATAGAATGCTTTGGATTTTCATTACCCTTTTGATAAGGTGTTACACTGTGACGGTCTGCCCCTGACCACAGCCTCCGGAGAACAGTCACCCTCCTTACCTTTATGGTCTGTATTGCTCCAGACCCTCTCAGGTCCCTCAGGCTGTCGATGGCTTGCTGCGGTGATACTGTGTCAGACAGGTATAGGAGGAGACAAGCGGCTACTAAATAGAACATGAGACAAAGATTGTATACTACGTGTTATATTTTTATAGTATATTATAAATTAATGATATGCTTATACTTAATTCAGACTTCTATTGGTGCAGAAGACTGAGTTTGGGAAATGAATTAAAAGGCTTTTAATATGTGCTTTTGacaaattttgattttaaatgacTGTGGCTGAATTAAAATTTAACActggcttcattttttttaaacagctttattgagttatgATAATTCACATCCCatacaattcattcatttaaagtgCATAATTTAGTggattttagtgtattcacagttaaatgcagccatcaccacagtcagttttagaacattttcatcacctcagaaagaaaccctgtatACTTTTGTTATCATCCCTCTATCACCCATCTCCCCTCCCttaagcaaccactaatttactttgtctttatgggtttgcctgttctagacatttcatatatatggaatcatacgTGGTCTTTTgcgactagcttctttcacttagcataatgtgttcaACATTTGTACATATTGTGGcacatatcagtacttcatttttatgggtgaataatattccattgtatggctgtacattttgttttgtttctccatttgtcagctgatggacatttaggttgtttccattttttggctattatgaataatgtggCTATAAGTGTTAGTGCACAGGTTTTGTCTGgacctgttttcatttatttggggtatatgcctaggagtgaaattgctgggttgtatggtcaCTCTTATGTGTAACTGTTTGAGGAAGTACTGCCtggctgttttccaaagcagttgcaCCTTtttcactcccaccagcagtgtatttaggttccagtttctctacatcctctccgaAGCTTGTTCTCCACTTTTTGGAtaacagccatcctaatgggtgttaggtggtatctcactgtggttttgatttgcatttttctgaggacgaagatgttgagcatttttccatgcgcttattggtcatttgtatattttgtttggagaaatgtctattcatatcctttgctcatttttaaattttttaattgtctttttactattgagttgtaagagttccttTATAGAGTCTGggtaagtcctttatcagatatatggttttgcaaatattttttttcccattctgtgggttgtcttttcattttgataatgTCTTTGAAACACAAAACTTTGTAATTTTGATATTGTCCAACACTAAAAGGAATAACTGTTACTCCCACTGTGGTATTTCATTAGCTGTTTCCCCCCacgaatacatttttttaaagtttaaagttaACATATATAACTTTGTTTTTATGCTTATGTTACCCATGGATATTATTTAGAAGTTACTGTCCATATCTTAACACCTGCAAAGGGAGaacattagaaaacaaaacacaagaatGCAGGTGCTAAGACCTGTAAATTATGTTTTGTAGAATCCTGCAAAACGATGCTGAAAATACCTCTGACTCCCACCCAGGCTTTCTAGGGAACACCAAATTTAGGGCCTTAAATAATCCTTTGGGTCTTAGCAGATATATATTGTGTTTCATCTCATTTTCATACAAAGTGAGCATATATATGGCCCAGAAACACAAGTTTTCGTACTtcgaggtaaaaaaaaaaaacaaactgaataatagaaatatatttcttaccaAGACAAGATCTCCCAAGTCCTCCATAACAGCTGAAAGGGAAGTACAGTTTTgaagtttgtacattttcatTCCATGCCAACAATTACAACCAGAGACTTGCTCTTTCTGCCTTCTATTTCTACTctaatgcctagcacagtgccttgtacccagagattaataaatatttttgaataaatcaaTCAAGAGCAAAGtgtgcttatttgtttgttgggaggtatTCTGTACACCTATAAGGGACAAAGAAGGCAGGGGCTTTTTATTGACCTCTTTAAACATCTGAGGAGTGGAACATGTTACTAAATTGATAGAAATCAGACTTTTACCAACTGCCACTTAATTTTTCTCTAAACAAAACCTTAGTGGTTATGGGACAGGTCCATATGATAATTCTTCATTCATCTAGAAAGAGTAAAGAGGCAGTGTATCCTAGAGGTTTAAAGCTTGCGCTCTGGAGCCCTACCGCCTGCGGTTGAATCCTGAATCTGTCACTTATTAGATGTGTGAAcctaagttatttaacctctctgggcctcagccttTTCACCTATAAGATGGGGCCGGCAACGGTACCTATGTCACAgtgaggactgaatgagataACATTTGTAAAGCTCGCAACAGAGCCTGGCATAGAGTAAGAGGTAAATGAACGTTAGCTGCTATTATGTGGCATTGTGAAGAAATGAGCAGTTCTGTATAACTGGATTTTCTAGAAAAACAAGGACTGATTATTAAGCAATAAAACCATTCACTTTAATCAGTTTCAAAGATCCTAAAAAAGTGTATTCCATACTTCCTAACTTTTTCAGAGGTTGTACTGATCCTAATTCACTGCTGACAACTCATCATGAGCATCAGTTACTGTGGTGTATTTGTAGATGGAGCTTAAGATACATGTCTTGTGATAGGATGTGAAACAGAGGACCAAACATGTACTGACCCCTCGATAACTGATGAACCTGCTTTCTACAAAGTGTCCCAGCTGTAGGCCTGTTTCAGGGACAAGGCTCAACTGTATAAAGGTAGAGAGAGGTAGAACATTTTAGTGGCTTTCTGCAAGATTAAGATGTAccacttttgggacttccctggtggcgcagtggttgagaatccacctgccaatgcaggggacataggttcgatccctggtctgggaagatcccacatggcgcggagcaactaagcccgtgcagcacaactactgagcctgcactctagagcccgtgagccacaactaatgaagcccgtgcgcctagagccagtgctctgcagcaagagaagccaccgcaatgagaagcccacacaccgcaacaaagagtagtccccgctcaccacaactagagaaagcccatgcgcagcaacaaagacccaacgcagccaaaaaaaaagaaaaagattacttTATATCTTGCTAGCTTTTATCTTTCCTCTCGTTTGATTgattcctactcatccttcaaaacttAGCTCAAATTTCAACTTCTGAAATTTCTTTGCGCCCCCATAGAAACCACTGCCATCCTGTGTACTGCCTCATATACACCTGTTTTGAGTATTATTACACTTACATGATAGTGTCGTTGGCTGTGGGTTCCTTGAGGGTGGGGACTGTGTCTAGAGTGTGTGTTTTATATTCACAATGTTTCATACACAGTAGGTTCTATGGGTTGAACTGTGCCCCGCTCAAAAGATATGTTGTACCTAATCACTGGTACTGtgcatgtgaccttatttgaaaatagggcctttgcagatataatcaagatgaggtcattagggtgggtcctaatccaatatgactggtgtccttataataGGAAACACCAtatgaaaacagacacacagggagaatcatgtaatgacagaggcagaggggaGTGATGCAGCCGTAAGCcaaagaatgccaaggattgccagccaccaccagaagctaggaagaagtGAGGAAGGACTCTATCCATGGTTTCTGACTGAAgatagccctgctgacaccttgattttggacttctagccacTAGAACTGGGTgggaataaacttctgttttttaaGCGACCCGGTTCGTGGTCCTTTGTTACAACAGCTGCAGAAATGATGTAACAAAATAGGCGAGCAGTGTTCACTGACTttataaaggaacaaaaatgtCCAGGGAGGACAGACAacagaacagggaaaaaaaaaaaaccctctttctGAGGGATAAACTCTAGAGCTGTCTAGCAGTGTGGGcacccaaaggtagcagaaaggATAGAAAATCATCTTTGTCCAAACAAACATTAGTCGCTGTAGGGACACCTTTGAAAGCTCTAGGCCAATGAAAATTTCCAGTCATCAGACGTTTCATTTTATGGGAGCCTGAAGCATCTGACATATGCAAGATTGCCCATCCACCTTTCCATTCTGTTTGTATTCAAACACTAGAGCATTTGGTTTGCTAGAACTTGCTGGAGTAGATTTTGTTAAGCTTTTCTAAAATGAGCTGGTTTGATCTCTAGTATAATCTTTCAGTAGAGGCTGCTTTCAAAGAttcgtttgaaaaaaaaaatatctcagaATTGGTTTGAAAATGGgttcaaaaattgtaaaatatttttcactaGCTCCATCTAACCACCTAATGCTATTTTACTTAGATTTATCAGAAAATTTAGCACAGGCAACtgtatttattctaaaattttgctTCTACAATTAGTACTAGATGAGAGATTATGTGTTTCTATAAAGTTTGGAAAACTGTAGGATGTAGGATGGTTTCTAGTTCTTTTTCCCCTACTTTGCAGGTGATAGTTCTCTATATCAGAGTTTAGTTTGGTCACAAACAGATATGTGTCCCCAAAGACGCTTGTACTGGTTGTTTGCTTTCAGAACATGAGCTACTGGCATGAAGCCCTGGGGCTCTTGGTCTAAGGAGAGAGAAGCTGGCTGGGCTTGCCCTTTTCCTAGGTGCCTGAGACTACTCAGTTATTTGCTATAGTCTGTGTACTTTCTAGCTCAAAGCAATGACCTTAGAGCTTTTGAGGTATTACACTACTTAATGCTCTATCTTGCTCCAGAAAGGATTAAGAAGATTAggatgcaaaaaacaaacaaacaaacaaaatccccaaaaccaaaaaaacaaacaaacaaaaacccaataagCACAAACACCTATGTTTAGTGAATGATGAGTTCTCTTTGCTCTTCACAAATACCTCCTCACATATTAGAATAAGTCTATAGTTTTCTCTTTGTGGCTGGCTCCCCTCTGCTCTGTGGGTCTCACTTCTGGTATAACTAAtgttcctttccatggcaccacTTAGAGTCTTTCCAATGCTACTGTCTACTGCTGATTgtcactttcttcttcctttctccaagctacttttttctcatttttttccctttaatccattttcttttgttttaaactttcaCACCAGCAGCTTATTTACAGCCACTGACAAACGATGAGAGTCCCTCTTTCATTCAGGTAGCAAATTCATATCATCAAATATAGTTTTCAAGTCTGTTCTTAGGATTGCTCATTGCTTAGGGATAATTCCTTtgctgctaatttttaaaaactggaccTTCTTTCTGTTGGAAGAACTAAACAACTGAAAGGCCGAACAGTAGGTATGGTGTTACATAAAAAGAATGATGCCCTCACCTTTTTTGGGAAGGAGAGGGTCCCAAAATTATAAGTAAAGGTCtaagacaaaaggaaagaaagaaagaaaaaaaaccctgttacCCTATCCTAAAAATTTCCTAATCTACTCATTTATTGTCCTTACTCTTCAAAAGTAATAATGGCAAATATCTGagtgcttgctctgtgccaggcatggtgctagTACTTTTCATGTATTATCTCCTTTTGATCCTTGCAACAAACTATAAGGTAGGTAATAACTGCATAAGGATGCAATAATTTGAGAAATCATTTTGACTGGGACATTTTTCATGTaatatatggagaaaaggaaaacatactgTATTAAAGTTTTTCGGTTATTTTTAAGGCAGATTTCAAGCTCCTCCATTATATCACAGCAGCTGGCTATGTCAGGAGTCCCTCCATCTGGAATCGGATGATGATGAGTGATAATTCCATACTGATGGTAGAGGTCCACAAGGTTTGGAACTCTATATTTTGACAGTTCCCCTCTGGTGCAGAAAACAAATATGTCTTGTATACCAtagctctttagttcttctgccaaTAGACCAGGATACACAAGGACACACATGGACAAAACATTACAAATTTAAATACAGTCAGGAGGGAAAATATGGAGTTAAGTTCCTTAAGCCAAACAAACTAAGTAAATAACAAATGATAACCTATGAAGTGCTCATTAATAATCTAAAACAATACTGATCTGTCTTCAAACTAGGGTAAAAACCAAGTCACTAAGCACAAAATAGTAATTAGAAACATCTGAACCAAAAGGTTATTAAAATGAAACCTGACTTTATAAgtcaaaatgtttttttattggattgtaaGACATCCATTATATtgctgttttgaaaaaaaatttttttacaataaatactgctttaaaataaattgtaaaacacctaatatttcaaaataagaaggaatgatagcacatttttttcccattttcttctcaCCAAATCAATGGTGTTTGCTGTGTACAAGTCTCTGTTATTTGTTTTACCCTAAGCACTGTATATAAAATCTCCAGCATAGCCATGGTGCCAGAGCTCTTGTATTCTCACCTATATTTGCACTGTACCACAccattatgtatttaattttatggaCTAGGTTTCTAGGAAATAAAGCATTAGCTGTATGAAAATTATGTGACTTAGCGAATTTCAGTATAATGATATGAACCAAGCGAGAGTACTGCAGGCCATTCTGTTCACTGGAGCTTCTTTAGGGCAATATTCACTACAGAGCATTTGGTTCATAATGAATAATTCTGACTCATCTGATTCCCCTTGTTCTCTCCCCACCCACTAAATCCTAGGACATTTAGCTATTTAAGTACAAAGTACTTTTTATCATGAAACTCTAAACCTGTACTTGAAATATGGcttagtccaaattgagatgtattgtaaatgtaaaatacgTATCTGATTTCAAAGACCAAGTACCAAAAAACTCCTATCtcaataatttgttttatatttaaagccCATTGAAACGATACTATTTAGCCTATATGAGGTTAAATCAAGTAtgttactaaaattaattttacctgtttttacttttttaatgtggcccCTAGAAAATGTCAAAAGTACATATA
Protein-coding regions in this window:
- the CDKN3 gene encoding cyclin-dependent kinase inhibitor 3 isoform X2, which codes for MKPPTSVQTSEFDSSDEEPIEDEQTPIQISWLPLSRVNCSQFLGLCALPEELKSYGIQDIFVFCTRGELSKYRVPNLVDLYHQYGIITHHHPIPDGGTPDIASCCDIMEELEICLKNNRKTLIHCYGGLGRSCLVAACLLLYLSDTVSPQQAIDSLRDLRGSGAIQTIKQYNYLHEFREKLAAHLSSRESLSRSVSR
- the CDKN3 gene encoding cyclin-dependent kinase inhibitor 3 isoform X1, with the protein product MKPPTSVQTSEFDSSDEEPIEDEQTPIQISWLPLSRVNCSQFLGLCALPGCKFKDVRRNIQKDTEELKSYGIQDIFVFCTRGELSKYRVPNLVDLYHQYGIITHHHPIPDGGTPDIASCCDIMEELEICLKNNRKTLIHCYGGLGRSCLVAACLLLYLSDTVSPQQAIDSLRDLRGSGAIQTIKQYNYLHEFREKLAAHLSSRESLSRSVSR